The following proteins are encoded in a genomic region of Balaenoptera ricei isolate mBalRic1 chromosome 14, mBalRic1.hap2, whole genome shotgun sequence:
- the GLTP gene encoding glycolipid transfer protein, translating into MALLAEHLLKPLPADKQIETGPFLEAVSHLPPFFDCLGSPVFTPIKLDISGNITKIKAVYDNNPAKFRTLQNILEVEKEMYGAEWPKVGATLALMWLKRGLRFIQVFLQSICDGERDENHPNLVRVNATKAYEMALKKYHGWIVQKIFQAALYAAPYKSDLLKALSKGQNVTEEECLEKTRLFLVNYTATIDVIYEMYTKMNAELNYKV; encoded by the exons ATGGCGCTGCTGGCGGAGCACCTGCTGAAGCCGCTGCCCGCGGACAAGCAGATCGAGACGGGGCCCTTCCTGGAGGCGGTGTCCCACCTGCCGCCCTTCTTCG ATTGCCTCGGCTCCCCAGTGTTTACTCCCATCAAGCTGGACATAAGTGGCAACATCACA AAAATCAAAGCTGTGTATGACAACAACCCGGCCAAGTTCCGGACCCTGCAGAACATCCTGGAGGTGGAGAAGGAAATGTATGGAGCCGAGTGGCCCAAAGTGGGGGCCACGCTGGCGCTGATGTGGCTGAAGAG AGGCCTGCGCTTCATCCAGGTGTTCCTCCAGAGCATCTGCGACGGCGAGCGGGATGAGAACCACCCCAACCTCGTCCGCGTCAACGCCACCAAGGCCTACGAGATGGCCCTCAAGAAGTACCACGGCTGGATCGTGCAGAAGATCTTCCAG GCAGCACTGTACGCGGCCCCCTATAAGTCCGACCTCCTCAAAGCACTCTCCAAGGGCCAGAACGTGACGGAAGAGGAGTGCCTGGAGAAGACCCGTCTCTTCCTGGTCAACTACACGGCCACCATCGACGTCATCTACGAGATGTACACCAAGATGAATGCCGAGCTCAACTACAAGGTGTAG